A part of Corynebacterium mustelae genomic DNA contains:
- a CDS encoding heme ABC transporter ATP-binding protein: MIEVTNVSVSISGKKLLDDVTFRARPGEVTGLIGPNGAGKSTMLAVLSGDLEHQSGTVSVMGLDPASSSKKELARARAVMLQDVGVSFEFLVRDVVAMGRRPWEGTDRETLDDRIIDSALAAADATHLAGRDVITLSGGERARVALARVLAQQTPVIMLDEPTAALDIKHQEQVLGLVRSLAQQAHVAVIVVLHDLNAAAAYCDHIVCLAGGKVAAAGSVAEVYTDTTLSDIYGWPISVSITDDVVSVHPARRYATTSEADFLSLVANPEHTADTLEPVNQS, encoded by the coding sequence TTGATCGAAGTAACAAATGTCAGTGTATCGATAAGCGGTAAGAAGTTGCTTGACGACGTCACCTTCCGCGCGCGTCCCGGCGAAGTCACAGGTTTGATTGGCCCTAACGGTGCCGGAAAATCCACCATGTTAGCGGTACTGAGCGGCGATCTGGAACACCAATCGGGAACTGTATCTGTCATGGGGCTCGACCCGGCGTCGTCAAGCAAAAAAGAGCTAGCCCGCGCCCGCGCCGTGATGCTACAAGATGTTGGCGTGTCGTTTGAGTTTTTGGTACGAGACGTCGTTGCGATGGGTCGGCGGCCTTGGGAAGGCACTGACCGCGAAACCCTAGATGACCGGATCATTGATTCCGCATTGGCTGCCGCGGACGCCACTCACCTTGCTGGTCGGGATGTTATCACTTTATCTGGTGGTGAACGTGCACGGGTGGCATTGGCCCGAGTCTTGGCTCAGCAAACCCCGGTAATTATGCTTGACGAGCCCACCGCTGCACTGGATATCAAACACCAAGAACAAGTGTTGGGTTTGGTGCGCAGTCTAGCGCAGCAAGCTCACGTGGCGGTTATAGTCGTGCTGCACGACCTCAACGCTGCTGCCGCTTACTGCGACCATATTGTGTGCCTGGCAGGAGGCAAGGTCGCGGCGGCTGGATCCGTGGCTGAAGTTTATACCGACACTACGTTGTCTGATATTTATGGCTGGCCGATCAGCGTTTCCATAACCGATGATGTTGTTAGTGTGCACCCAGCGCGGCGCTATGCGACTACCAGCGAAGCCGACTTCCTGTCACTCGTTGCTAACCCGGAGCACACAGCCGATACTTTAGAACCCGTCAATCAATCGTGA
- a CDS encoding HtaA domain-containing protein, which produces MKKFALPVVCAVALSCLNVPAAHAQEPEPLSTQAACAYPGLKVESGTMDWGIKQSWRRYVTGNIAKGKWQASSNITQVGSPNSSDFVFRMPIAAESTRILLNSDNTVNAADIATVPLAIRFDGHKGALQSTMISPYFHVTGDKAYPGTSYVGYYVPGKGMTDYTPHDRVAANRVEGRDTFGVGTANWQRNGNTLTLTTAGTKVTPKPGTKSQGTDLTVEGVDIVFMGIYNDSYNPELDNATIRLTVSDTCWTEAEAAEIKKADSGFYAVGRGEPSRLNSETAAILDRFEPFGEAPKPQQPTPSNPSATATTTVTTTVTTSQKPPTHSNKSSSGSSSLGERTEDDYKKGFASIREVWSSILAVIATLGLVGVLGKLLYDGIKMFQPNR; this is translated from the coding sequence ATGAAGAAATTTGCCCTCCCTGTTGTTTGCGCAGTGGCATTGAGCTGCCTTAACGTACCGGCAGCGCATGCCCAAGAACCAGAACCGCTTTCGACCCAAGCTGCATGTGCGTATCCAGGTTTGAAAGTGGAATCAGGCACGATGGATTGGGGAATTAAGCAATCGTGGCGCAGATATGTGACCGGTAACATTGCAAAGGGGAAATGGCAAGCAAGCAGCAACATCACCCAAGTAGGGTCACCAAATTCGTCCGATTTCGTTTTTAGAATGCCGATTGCGGCTGAGAGCACACGGATCCTGCTCAATTCGGATAACACGGTCAATGCTGCCGACATCGCCACCGTGCCGTTAGCGATCCGCTTCGATGGGCATAAGGGCGCCCTGCAATCCACCATGATTTCCCCGTATTTCCATGTAACTGGGGACAAGGCTTATCCGGGCACCAGCTATGTGGGTTATTACGTTCCGGGCAAGGGGATGACGGACTACACCCCACATGACCGGGTAGCAGCCAACCGGGTAGAAGGCCGCGACACCTTCGGTGTGGGCACCGCCAATTGGCAACGCAACGGCAATACGTTGACGCTTACTACAGCTGGCACGAAAGTTACCCCTAAGCCTGGAACCAAATCTCAAGGAACAGATTTGACGGTTGAGGGTGTCGATATCGTCTTTATGGGAATTTATAACGACTCCTATAATCCTGAACTGGATAACGCCACCATTAGGTTGACGGTTTCTGATACGTGCTGGACTGAAGCTGAAGCTGCGGAGATTAAGAAAGCGGATTCTGGTTTTTATGCCGTTGGCCGGGGTGAGCCTTCTCGGTTAAACTCGGAGACGGCAGCGATCCTTGATCGTTTTGAACCGTTTGGTGAGGCACCTAAACCGCAGCAGCCTACTCCCAGTAATCCGTCAGCTACCGCTACCACCACAGTAACGACTACGGTCACCACATCCCAGAAGCCGCCTACGCACAGCAATAAGTCGAGTAGTGGCTCCTCAAGCCTGGGTGAGCGAACCGAAGATGACTATAAGAAAGGCTTCGCCAGTATCCGCGAGGTGTGGTCTAGCATTTTGGCGGTTATCGCCACCCTTGGCCTCGTGGGGGTATTGGGTAAATTGCTTTACGACGGCATCAAGATGTTCCAACCAAACCGGTAA
- a CDS encoding HtaA domain-containing protein, translated as MRTISRFTRIGTATMLAAALMGTTLSTPAVAQEPAVKTGSFNWGIRKGLVSYVEGPIGRGTAMPIAPATSEKNGIYKEFKFPVDAAAAQVASNGDATIPLQGGVHLQAHPKKVDGQDGPAYDLDVKFTDLKLQVSGKDGKLTADYLTKGDFEQAGVPGASGQGVKEGNDVTVMTFTLDEAIDPNLKAVNYNNIPTISQQGFVDAMLNRYNVGESLDAAELHLKLSGNKDGKDFGNKTSVDDENRGKIIGGSIAGILLLLGGIFAALWKFLPSLGIKLPF; from the coding sequence GTGCGCACCATTTCGCGTTTTACCCGTATCGGCACGGCAACCATGTTGGCTGCAGCCCTAATGGGCACCACCCTTTCCACCCCTGCTGTAGCACAGGAACCAGCAGTAAAAACCGGTAGTTTTAACTGGGGGATTCGTAAAGGGCTGGTTTCTTATGTGGAAGGCCCTATCGGTCGGGGTACCGCTATGCCAATCGCACCAGCCACTTCGGAAAAGAACGGTATCTACAAGGAATTTAAATTCCCAGTCGATGCTGCCGCAGCCCAGGTGGCTTCCAACGGTGACGCCACCATTCCGCTACAGGGCGGGGTTCACCTTCAGGCACATCCAAAGAAGGTCGACGGCCAAGACGGCCCTGCTTACGATTTGGACGTGAAATTCACTGACCTCAAGCTCCAAGTCTCTGGCAAGGATGGCAAGCTCACTGCGGACTATCTGACCAAAGGTGATTTTGAGCAGGCAGGTGTGCCTGGTGCTTCTGGTCAGGGTGTTAAGGAAGGCAATGACGTTACCGTCATGACTTTCACCCTTGATGAGGCTATTGATCCAAACCTCAAAGCCGTCAACTACAACAACATTCCTACCATTTCCCAGCAAGGTTTCGTCGACGCGATGTTAAACCGCTATAACGTAGGGGAATCCCTTGACGCTGCCGAATTGCACCTCAAGCTATCTGGGAACAAAGACGGCAAGGACTTCGGCAATAAGACCTCGGTTGACGACGAGAATCGGGGCAAGATCATCGGCGGCTCTATCGCCGGAATCTTGTTGCTTTTGGGCGGAATTTTCGCCGCACTATGGAAGTTCCTGCCTTCCCTAGGCATTAAGTTGCCGTTTTAA
- a CDS encoding O-acetylhomoserine/O-acetylserine sulfhydrylase codes for MSPKYDNSNAAEWSLATQAIHAGQTVDSDTGARNQPLYLTTSFLFDSAENAKKRFALEELGPIYTRLNNPTNEALENRIAALEGGVHAVAFASGQAAETAAILNLASAGDHIVASPRLYGGTQTLLTVTLKRFGIDVTLVDNPDDPESWQAAVQPNTKAFYGETFANPQADVLDIPAVAEVAHRNNVPLIVDNTIATAALVRPLELGADIVIASLTKYYTGNGSVIAGILVDGGSFDWTVERDGTPVFPEFVTPDPAYHGLKYADLGAAAFGLKARVGLLRDTGAALSPFNAWVTLQGLDTLFLRVERHNENAKKVAEFLSTHPKVAKVNYAGLPESPWFAVKEKLGITYTGATLSFDVNGGQDEAWAFIDALKLHSNVVNIGDTRSLVAHPASTTHSQSSEEELRNAGISPATVRLSVGIEDIADIIADLELGFAAL; via the coding sequence ATGAGCCCTAAATACGATAATTCCAATGCTGCTGAGTGGAGCTTAGCCACCCAGGCCATTCACGCCGGCCAGACGGTTGATTCCGACACCGGTGCCCGTAATCAGCCGTTATATCTGACTACCTCCTTCCTTTTCGATTCCGCCGAGAACGCGAAAAAGCGGTTTGCGCTGGAAGAGCTGGGGCCGATATACACTCGCCTGAACAATCCCACCAATGAGGCGTTGGAGAACCGGATCGCCGCATTAGAGGGCGGTGTGCATGCGGTGGCTTTTGCCTCCGGGCAAGCAGCGGAAACCGCGGCGATTCTCAATCTCGCCAGCGCTGGCGATCATATTGTTGCCAGCCCCAGGCTCTACGGCGGCACCCAAACTTTGTTGACGGTGACGCTCAAGCGTTTCGGCATTGATGTCACTCTTGTAGACAATCCTGATGATCCAGAATCGTGGCAGGCAGCGGTTCAGCCAAATACCAAGGCGTTTTACGGCGAAACATTCGCTAATCCGCAAGCAGATGTATTGGACATCCCAGCTGTTGCCGAGGTTGCTCACCGCAATAACGTCCCGTTGATTGTGGACAACACAATTGCGACCGCAGCTCTGGTGCGCCCGCTGGAACTGGGAGCAGACATTGTTATCGCGTCGCTGACAAAATACTACACTGGCAACGGTTCCGTGATCGCGGGCATTCTGGTTGACGGCGGCAGCTTCGATTGGACGGTTGAACGAGACGGCACACCCGTGTTCCCGGAGTTCGTTACCCCGGACCCCGCCTACCACGGGTTGAAGTACGCCGATTTGGGCGCGGCGGCCTTCGGTTTGAAAGCGCGCGTGGGGCTGCTGCGCGATACGGGGGCAGCGCTGTCACCGTTTAACGCCTGGGTCACCTTACAGGGCTTGGACACATTATTCCTGCGGGTAGAGCGCCACAATGAAAATGCCAAGAAAGTCGCGGAGTTCCTCAGCACCCACCCAAAGGTTGCCAAAGTCAATTATGCCGGTTTGCCGGAGTCCCCGTGGTTCGCGGTGAAGGAGAAGCTGGGAATCACATACACTGGCGCAACGTTATCCTTCGACGTTAACGGCGGGCAGGACGAGGCGTGGGCGTTTATCGACGCTTTGAAGCTGCACTCCAACGTCGTTAACATCGGCGACACCCGGTCGTTGGTTGCACATCCTGCATCAACCACACATTCGCAAAGTTCAGAAGAGGAATTGCGTAATGCTGGCATTTCGCCAGCGACCGTACGATTGTCTGTCGGAATTGAAGATATTGCGGATATTATCGCGGATTTGGAACTAGGTTTCGCCGCGCTGTAA
- a CDS encoding P-loop NTPase family protein codes for MKTSNPFTPTFGLTPAVPVGQDEVVEAFNDGLKAGPGAPARALFLVGTRGVDKTVVLNELEDAAREQGWVTI; via the coding sequence ATGAAAACATCCAACCCGTTTACGCCAACATTTGGTCTCACTCCTGCTGTTCCAGTGGGGCAGGATGAAGTGGTGGAGGCTTTTAATGATGGGTTAAAGGCGGGGCCTGGCGCGCCAGCACGAGCATTGTTTTTGGTAGGAACCCGTGGTGTGGACAAAACGGTTGTGCTGAATGAGTTGGAAGATGCCGCTCGAGAGCAAGGGTGGGTGACCATTTAA
- a CDS encoding DUF6138 family protein, whose amino-acid sequence MTNDAQTYFCFDGTTNPTVATYFSETIARLHAGELTDADVDHDGYEPLIKHNGHLLLASAIPEFQLRTASLDSFDSNEHWQIIENLRQLVGWENIGYSVEYWLKEALVERYFDVPDNPYSMTRRQLKPDVDLTTIPPQLLEFACKVAVALIRYGQSYQRSSAEEIFTQITILGSDLPERLVGYGSGQLPEELALASGSGWSARANDVSGIITVTMTEEAEQPYREVLTYLIKVVSSSLFPASYGIVFTGPTENFLPIPHLTQHGINQLFQCAARYPALLPIIADYADAAMNEYHWYLNLEDEDCAMPGTFAVFALGLYDDTAAPIVLKYLKLCDGEHQSVHGLFVAAAIEKFGFTATTIDYLLCCVNNSQDPPELTKLTTQKPGREALAILEQVKTRTDEYEWDHIQWSIWGEEPETEIANAPAELQPQLRDLLS is encoded by the coding sequence ATGACTAACGACGCCCAGACCTATTTTTGTTTCGACGGCACAACGAACCCAACCGTAGCTACATATTTCTCGGAAACCATTGCCCGACTCCACGCTGGTGAACTCACTGACGCAGATGTCGATCACGACGGTTACGAACCACTTATTAAACACAACGGTCACTTGCTTCTTGCCAGCGCGATACCAGAATTCCAGCTACGCACCGCATCCCTCGACTCGTTCGATTCCAACGAACACTGGCAGATCATCGAAAACCTCCGCCAGCTTGTGGGATGGGAAAACATTGGATATTCGGTGGAATATTGGCTCAAGGAAGCACTCGTGGAACGCTATTTTGATGTTCCAGACAATCCATATTCAATGACACGGCGACAGCTCAAACCCGATGTCGACCTCACTACAATCCCACCGCAATTACTTGAGTTTGCCTGCAAAGTCGCAGTTGCGTTGATCCGGTATGGTCAAAGTTACCAGCGATCCTCCGCCGAAGAGATCTTCACCCAAATCACTATCCTTGGCTCCGACTTGCCCGAACGTCTTGTAGGTTATGGCAGCGGGCAACTACCTGAGGAACTAGCGTTAGCTTCTGGTTCAGGATGGAGTGCGAGAGCAAATGACGTCTCCGGGATTATCACAGTTACTATGACCGAGGAGGCAGAACAACCGTATCGGGAAGTGCTGACGTACCTCATAAAAGTAGTATCTTCCTCGTTGTTTCCCGCAAGCTACGGGATAGTTTTCACAGGGCCGACGGAAAACTTCCTACCTATCCCACACTTAACCCAACACGGCATCAACCAGCTCTTCCAGTGCGCTGCACGCTATCCGGCGCTCCTACCAATTATCGCCGACTACGCCGACGCTGCGATGAACGAATATCACTGGTATCTCAATCTCGAAGACGAAGATTGTGCAATGCCTGGCACTTTCGCCGTTTTTGCACTGGGGCTTTACGACGACACCGCCGCACCAATCGTCCTAAAGTATCTAAAACTGTGCGACGGCGAGCACCAAAGTGTGCATGGGTTATTCGTTGCCGCAGCAATCGAGAAATTCGGGTTTACTGCAACCACCATTGACTATCTTCTGTGTTGCGTTAACAACAGCCAGGACCCGCCGGAGTTAACCAAACTAACCACACAAAAACCGGGCCGAGAAGCACTCGCTATCCTTGAACAGGTCAAAACCCGTACCGATGAATACGAATGGGATCACATTCAGTGGAGCATTTGGGGAGAGGAACCAGAAACCGAGATAGCAAACGCACCCGCCGAATTGCAACCGCAACTACGTGACCTTCTTTCCTAA
- a CDS encoding SMI1/KNR4 family protein, with protein MSCNWDDIFLQTGDACDSARIAEIERAIGFELPETYRQVIAGCGGGVFEPDVGELFDDEELGCAVEELYGNVADGTADDHLSLNNYARHLMDTWEMPSWGYLIALGDGEIHTPILLNRDNPAYPQGALVCVDLEVEEETMIAESFDAFWQMITANVNDPDAPKPPRP; from the coding sequence GTGTCGTGTAACTGGGACGATATTTTCTTGCAAACGGGTGATGCCTGCGATTCGGCCCGGATTGCGGAGATTGAACGCGCTATCGGCTTCGAGTTGCCTGAGACGTACCGGCAGGTTATCGCGGGATGCGGCGGCGGGGTGTTTGAACCCGATGTGGGGGAGCTTTTCGACGACGAAGAGCTCGGCTGCGCGGTGGAAGAACTGTATGGCAACGTCGCTGATGGAACGGCAGACGACCACTTGAGTTTGAACAACTACGCGCGTCACCTGATGGATACATGGGAAATGCCTAGTTGGGGCTACCTGATTGCGCTTGGGGATGGTGAAATCCACACCCCAATTCTGCTTAACCGTGATAACCCTGCCTACCCGCAAGGAGCGTTGGTGTGCGTTGATCTAGAGGTGGAAGAGGAAACAATGATCGCGGAATCCTTCGACGCGTTTTGGCAGATGATAACCGCTAACGTCAACGATCCGGATGCCCCTAAACCACCTCGTCCGTGA
- a CDS encoding DUF4261 domain-containing protein codes for MNAALAMILQNSLDPAVTEEAIRRQFAADWPEEAHLIADWDEDEEPAVSTPGVTKDPVLFNVGEYGVMLMPVAAPYPDDIADLCETSRLWRDDVPFNSEHQAHTIVAVMNPDDEDSLRANVLLSKVVASLIAISPETFALFWAAAEHLIMPDLFRELATEILPMPLIHAWVALNMGDDPETGNLTAHTVGLDQLGLMDIEIPNSQKSPRDTYEFLENIAVYLIDNGLVIKDGDTVGETAEEKIQAVYTQSLVTPEKLVIQLQSEQRKKKGLFNWFRK; via the coding sequence ATGAACGCAGCACTAGCAATGATTTTGCAAAACTCGCTCGACCCGGCAGTAACCGAAGAAGCCATCAGGCGGCAGTTCGCGGCAGATTGGCCGGAAGAGGCGCACCTGATTGCAGACTGGGATGAGGATGAAGAGCCAGCAGTATCCACGCCAGGTGTGACAAAAGATCCGGTTTTATTCAATGTTGGGGAGTACGGGGTGATGCTCATGCCGGTTGCGGCACCGTACCCCGACGATATCGCTGATCTGTGCGAAACTAGCCGGTTGTGGCGTGACGATGTGCCGTTTAACTCCGAACACCAAGCGCATACCATCGTGGCCGTGATGAATCCTGATGACGAAGATTCACTTCGTGCAAACGTTTTGCTATCCAAGGTGGTCGCATCGTTGATAGCCATTTCCCCGGAGACATTCGCATTGTTCTGGGCTGCGGCAGAACACCTGATCATGCCGGATCTTTTCCGGGAATTGGCAACCGAGATTCTGCCAATGCCGCTCATTCATGCGTGGGTCGCGCTCAACATGGGTGACGACCCTGAAACCGGCAACCTTACTGCGCACACGGTTGGTCTGGATCAACTGGGGTTGATGGACATTGAAATTCCCAATAGCCAGAAATCGCCGCGCGATACGTATGAGTTCCTTGAGAATATCGCCGTTTATTTGATCGACAACGGATTGGTTATCAAGGACGGCGATACGGTTGGTGAGACCGCTGAAGAGAAAATTCAGGCGGTGTATACCCAGTCGCTTGTCACCCCAGAAAAGCTGGTTATTCAGCTGCAAAGTGAACAGCGAAAGAAGAAAGGACTGTTTAATTGGTTCCGTAAGTAG
- a CDS encoding class I SAM-dependent methyltransferase, with translation MDEKLKRLYEEWKNEEEIAHIQGWDFSHIANRYGEEDELPWDFKSLIKRYLTDEMNLLDMETGGGEFLLELNHPYQHTAAIEGYGPNIDFCTEKLVPLGIDFKAADGADILPFGNSVFDVVVNRHGDYSCSELRRVLRNRGLFFTQQVGAENDWELIKLLQPEIDKVAFPDQYLDIRKRELEEAGFDILHCGETFQPIRFFDVGALVWFAKIIEWEFVNFEVDKYLDNLYQAQEILEKNGVIEGRIHRFYIVAQNCGV, from the coding sequence ATGGATGAAAAATTAAAAAGATTATATGAAGAATGGAAAAATGAAGAGGAAATCGCACACATCCAAGGGTGGGATTTCTCGCATATTGCTAATAGGTACGGTGAAGAAGACGAGTTACCGTGGGATTTTAAATCTTTAATCAAGCGATATCTAACGGATGAAATGAACCTGTTGGATATGGAGACTGGGGGTGGTGAATTTTTGCTTGAGCTGAATCATCCTTACCAACATACCGCAGCAATTGAGGGGTATGGGCCAAATATTGATTTTTGTACAGAAAAATTGGTTCCGTTGGGGATAGATTTTAAAGCGGCTGATGGAGCAGATATCCTGCCGTTTGGCAATAGTGTTTTTGATGTGGTTGTTAATAGACACGGCGATTATTCTTGTTCCGAATTGCGGAGAGTTTTGCGCAACCGAGGATTATTTTTTACTCAACAGGTTGGTGCCGAAAATGATTGGGAATTAATTAAACTTTTGCAGCCAGAAATTGATAAAGTTGCCTTTCCTGATCAATATTTGGATATTCGGAAACGAGAATTAGAAGAAGCTGGATTTGATATCTTGCATTGTGGGGAAACATTTCAGCCAATTAGATTTTTTGATGTTGGTGCATTGGTGTGGTTTGCCAAAATAATCGAATGGGAATTCGTGAATTTTGAGGTGGACAAATATTTGGATAATTTGTACCAGGCGCAGGAAATATTAGAGAAGAATGGGGTGATTGAAGGTAGAATCCACAGGTTTTATATTGTGGCACAAAATTGTGGGGTTTAG